The Oceanidesulfovibrio indonesiensis region TCTAAAATAGCTTGTGATTGTGCTTGTGTCCAGCAAGTGGATTGTGAGTATCGCATTGAATTCCGGACGGATCGGCGAGACGGCACAGGAAACGGCTGCCCCAGGCAGTGTGAGGTATGACACTATTCGTCCTAACGAACCAACAATTCGAGGTGTTTTGGCGCCGGATCGGGCGGTCTGCTGCGTTGACACGGCACCCCGCAGTGATATTACTGGAAGCTGCTGAGGCTCGACACGCCGCTTCCACCGTGTTTATCGTGAGTTCCGTTGTCTGCGAGGAGTCCCGGCAATTTGGACAGGCATGACTACAACGCAACCATAGTGCGCCTTCAGCGCAATCCTCAGCACGCGCCGCACCACGGTCCGTGCCGTCTTACTCCGGAGCTTTCACCTCATGAGCGAATCCAACTCTGCGAACGGTTCGCAGGAGCTGATACCCATCTCACCCATGATGATCTTCCCCAGGGCCATGGGGGAGTTCAGCGTGTATCTCAGGCAGGACGGCAGGTACGTCCTCTACTCGGGCAAGAACGAACGCTTCACCGAGCGCCACCGGGAAGCCCTGCACGACATCGGCGTGAGCCAGGTCTACATTCTCCCGCAGCACAAGGAGCAGTACGATCGCTACGTGGAGCAGAATCTCGGCCGCATCCTCAATGACGAGGAAGTGCCCATGCGCGAGCGGGCCGGCGTGCTCTACAACGCCTCGGTGGAGCTCATGCGCGAGACCTTCGAGACCAACCTGCCCATGCCGCTGGGGCGCAAGCAGTTCGAACGGCTCACGGAGCTGGTGCGCTATTCCGCCTCCTTCCTCACACTGGAGCGGGCGCTCAAGGCCATGGCCGGCTTCATCTCTCATGATTACAAGACATACACGCACAGTGTGCAGGTCTTCGTCTACGTGCTGTCGGTGCTCTCCACCTATGACATGGACAAGGAAGCCATGGTGCAGAGCGGGTTGGGAGCGATTCTCCACGACCTGGGCAAGGCCAAAATTCCCAAGTACATCCTCTACAAGCCCGGCGAACTGACGGCCGAGGAACGCGAGACAGTGAACACTCATCCGCTCCAGGGCGTTTCCATGTGCGCGCAGCTGCCCCTGTCCTCCCATGCCACGAACACCATCCTGTTCCATCACGAGCGCATGGACGGCAAGGGATACCCCACAAAGCTCAAGGGCGAGGACATTCCTTTGTGCGTGCGTGTCGCCGCCGTGTGCGACGTCTACGACATGCTCATCACCAGCAAGCCCTACGCCAAGGCGCTCAAACCGTACGAAGCCCTCAAGCTCATGCGCGACGGCATGAAGGGCGCCTTTGACATGGACGCCTACAAGCGGCTCATCAACGTGCTCAGCGGCGCGGAGATCATCTAACGAACCACCGCCATGTCTGCGCCCGATTCCACACACGACCAACCACTCACCGGCGCGGATTTTTTCCGTGTTTCGCCCATGGTGCTCTTTCCCGAAACCATGAACGACTTCAGCGTGTACCTGAAGCACGAGGGCGGCTACACGCTCTACTGCCACGCAGACGAGCGGTTCACGGAAAAGCACCGCCGGCTGCTGTACGAAAACGGCGTGGCCGAGGTCTACGTGCAGCTCAAGGAGAAGGACCAGTTCGAGCGATACCTGGAGGACCACCTCGGCGAGATACTCTGCAACGAGGCCCTGCCGCTCAAGGAAC contains the following coding sequences:
- a CDS encoding HD-GYP domain-containing protein, yielding MSESNSANGSQELIPISPMMIFPRAMGEFSVYLRQDGRYVLYSGKNERFTERHREALHDIGVSQVYILPQHKEQYDRYVEQNLGRILNDEEVPMRERAGVLYNASVELMRETFETNLPMPLGRKQFERLTELVRYSASFLTLERALKAMAGFISHDYKTYTHSVQVFVYVLSVLSTYDMDKEAMVQSGLGAILHDLGKAKIPKYILYKPGELTAEERETVNTHPLQGVSMCAQLPLSSHATNTILFHHERMDGKGYPTKLKGEDIPLCVRVAAVCDVYDMLITSKPYAKALKPYEALKLMRDGMKGAFDMDAYKRLINVLSGAEII